GCCATGGCATCGGCATCGTCACGCCCGCGGCCTTCGCCGGCAGTCCGTGGCACGACGCGGTGCAGGTCATCGAAGCCGACAGCTTCAGACCGCAGGTGCGCGCCTGGCTACTGCATCGGCCACCGGCGGGACGGCTGAGCCGGCCGATCGCCGCCTTCCGCGATGCTTTGATCGATGGGCTGAGGCTCCCCGCCCCCTTCATCTCTTAACCATCGCGTCAGCTAGCCGAAAGGGATCGCAAAGGATGCGATTTCGGCCGAAAAATTCGCCACTTAGCCTGAAAAACGCTGTTGCTTGGGCCACCCTGGCTGGTTGACTTGCAGGTCGGCTGCCGTCAGACATGGCCGCACTTACGACCCGTACCCGTTCCGTCACCGGATCACCGTCACAGAATGCGAAGCTATCTCGATTTCGAAAAGTCCGTCGCCGAACTGGAGGCGAAGCTCGACGAGCTGCGCGCGCTGGCCGCTAGCGGCAGCGACATCGGCGACGAAATCGCCCGGGTCGAGGAGCGCGCATCGCAGACGCTGGCCGACCTCTACGCGAATCTGACGCCGTGGCAGAAGACGCAGGTGGCGCGACATGCGCAGCGGCCGCACTTTCTCGACTACGTCAACACGCTGGTCACCGAGTTCACCCCGCTCGCCGGTGACCGCAAGTTCGGCGACGACGATGCGCTGATCGGAGGCTTCGGACGCTTTCGTGGCGAAAGCATCTGCGTGATCGGTCAGGAGAAGGGCTCGACCACCGAAAGCCGTCTCAAGCACAATTTCGGCATGGCCAAGCCGGAAGGTTACCGCAAGGCGGTGCGGCTGATGGAGATGGCGGACCGCTTCAACATTCCGGTGCTGACACTGGTGGACACCGCCGGCGCCTATCCCGGTATCGGTGCAGAGGAACGCGGCCAGGCGGAAGCCATCGCCCGCTCCACCGACGCCTGCCTGCAGCTCGGCGTGCCGAACGTCTCACTGGTGATCGGCGAAGGCGGCTCCGGGGGCGCCGTGGCGATCGCCACCGCCAACCGCGTTTTGATGCTCGAGCACTCGGTCTACAGTGTGATCTCGCCGGAAGGTGCGGCATCGATCCTGTGGCGCGACGCCACCAAGGCTCAGGAAGCCGCCACCAACATGAAGATCACAGCGCAGGATCTGCTGCGCTTCGGGGTCATCGACGAGATCGTCAAGGAACCGATCGGCGGCGCGCATCGTGATCCACAAGGGGTGATCGCGGCGGCCGGCGAGGCCATCGCCCACGCCTTCGACGAGCTGCGCAACCTCGATCACGACAGCATTCGCAAGCAACGGCGACAGAAGTTCCTCGATATCGGCCGCAAGCTCGGCTGAACCGGACCCGCGGTTGATTTGCGCAGATCGTTCGCACGGCCGTCGATCGCTCGAGCCGGCACGGCGCGATTCGACACCGCGACGGAACGTGAGCGGACCCGACAAGGCTCGCATCGTGGCTTTTTCGAGGCAGCCGGCGTCATCAAGTTCGCCAAATTCATCAGCTATTTACAGGCCATTCACTATCGCGCGGACGCGGCTGCGCGGTCACGGTGAATCGGCTTGCGAGCCTGGGCGCTTAGGGATAACGATTGCTCAACGGCTTCAAGCAGGTTGCACGTAATCGGACGGTTCGGGGCGTTCCGGTGGGGGTTGTGGTTGCTTTGGGGAGCTTCACTTGATTTCTGACAATACGGTCCGCGGATTTGTGGCAGCAGCTGCGGTGGCAGCCTGCGTCGCGCTGGCCGGATGCAATGCCGAGCAGGCGGCCTTCGTCACCAACGCCAAGGCCAACAAGCCGATCCCCGAAAAGCTGGCGCAAGACATCCAGGCGAAGGAGATGGATCCGCAGTCGCCGATCCTGGTCCGCCTGTTCAAGCAGGAAGCCGAGCTGGAAGTCTGGAAGCAGGACAAGACCGGCCGCTTCGCGCTGCTGAAGACTTATCCGATCTGCCGCTGGTCCGGCGACCTTGGCCCGAAGATCCGGGAAGGCGACCGTCAGGCGCCTGAGGGCTTCTACAACATCACGCCGGCGCAGATGAATCCGGAGTCGGCGTACTACCTGTCGTTCAACATGGGCTATCCGAACGCGTTCGACCGTTCGCTCGGCCGCACCGGCTCGCAGCTCATGGTGCACGGCGACTGCTCCTCGCGCGGATGCTACGCGATGACCGACGAGCAGATCTCGGAAATCTATGCGCTCGGTCGGGAATCGTTCTTCGGCGGACAGCGCTCGTTCCAGGTGCAGGCCTATCCGTTCCGGATGACGCCGCAGAACTTCGCCAAGCACCGCAACAATCCGAACATGCCGTTCTGGAAGATGCTGAAGCAGGGCAACGATCACTTCGAGGTGACGCATCTCGAGCCGAAGGTGGATGTCTGCGAGCAGCGCTACGTCTTCAACGCCGACAAGGATCCGCTCTCCAACCGAGCGCCGAGCTTCAACCCGACCGGTAAGTGCCCGACCTATCAGGTGGCCGATGACATCGCGCAGGCGGTGGCGGAGAAGCAGCGCAAGGACGAATACGAGACCGCCCAGCTCATCAGCCGCGGCACGCCGAGCGTGGTTGCGCGCAAGGGCATCGACGGCGGCATGCACGCGCTGTTCGCGGCGAAGACCCCGAACGGCTCGACCGGTCTGTCCGACACCAAGAGCACGACGTTCTCCTCCTACGCCGCCGTCCCGTCCGTGCCGCCGACGGTCAATCCGCCACGCTCGGCTGACGAACCGACGCTCGCGCTCGCATCGCCCGCAAGCTCTGGCGGAGACTTCCTCTCGACCTCCGCGCCGGCCACCACCGAAGCCGCAAAGCCCACGGTGCGCGTCGCCACGGCTCCCGCATCGAACTCCTCCGACAGCGGCGGGTTCTTCTCGAGTCTTGCCCGGAAGATCGGCATCGGCGCTGATGGCGAAGCAGCGCCGAAAACGACGTCGAGCGCACCGGCGCCGAAGCAGCCTCCGAAAGCGCAGAAGCCGACGCAGGCATCAGCACCGAAGCCGCCTGCCGCGATCCGGCACGAACCGAAGGCTCACGAGACGAAGCCAACCGAAACTCGGACTGCAGCCGCTCCGAAGCCTACGGCGCCTCCGACCGAGAAGAAGGAGCGCAACACGGCGATTGCCGGTGCGCAGCCGGTCGTCCCCTCGAACGCATTCGATAGCCGCTGGTCGATGCGCTGACCCCGCAATGACCTTGAGCGCAAGCGCATTGCGCCTTGGCTCTTGGTGCGCGCGATGTCTTCGATGACATGATCGCTCTTCCGGATCATGCTTTGACGCGCTCGATCGCGCCCCGGCGCAATCTGGACGTGCCACTCCCTCACCGTTTCATCTCGTAGTAGCGCAGCATATCCTTCGCCTGCAGCGTGCGATCCGAACGCCGGCCGAAGAAATAGACTCCGCTTGCGGCATCCGATTTCGGGCCTGGTCTTGCAAAGCGATCGATGAACCGCACCCAGAAGAACGGTAACGCCACCAGCGTCGCCAGACGCGTGCTGAGCCCGAGCGACAAGGCGACGTAGCGGATCGACCAGACCAGCGCCTTACCCGCACCGCCGACCGCGCCGGAATCGATCTCCTCGAAGTGACGAAACAGCCAACGATGGCCGCTCAAGGTGAAGCGGGTGAAGTCATAAGCCTGTTCGTGCACCTGCTGGATAAACGGCGTGTCGGCATAGACCACGCCACCGGGTTTCAACACGCGGTGGATTTCCGCGACCACCGTCGATGGATCGAGCACATGTTCGAGCACCGCCTGGATCCAGACGCCATCGAACACTGCATCCTGGAACGGCAGGAAGTGGCCGTCGGCGACGACGTCGGTGTTCGCAGACGCATAGACGTCGGTGCCGATGACGCGGATGTTTCCGGTCGCATAGAGTGGATCGGCGCCTGCGCCGATGGCACCACCGCCAATGACCAATACCAGCGGATTGGGCGCCTGCTGCAATAGACGGATGACCATCTCGCGCGACTTCTCCGGCGTCACCGGATTCGCGCCCGTCAGCATGCGCCGCAAGCGGACGGCCATCCCGCGGCCGGTGTCGTCGCGCTTCATCACCGAGCCGCGATCGTCCGCATAGGCGGCGCGATCAAAGATGCTGCGGTCGAAATCGATCAGCACGGGCTGCCCTGACGCGCGCGGAAAACCCGCGCGTGTGTAATGGCAGTCTGTGTTGGTACATCGAATCGGATCGTGGTCGAGATCGAGCGCCGAGCGGCAGCGCGGACAACAGAGCAACGCTTTTACGTCCAACAAGAATTCAATTCCCTGCATGATGAATCCGTGCTGCGCTGCCGGCTCGCCGCTTTGCGTCCGGCATTCCAGCAATTCGAGCAACGTCGATTGTCGGCGGATCAACTTTTCACGAAACTCGCCGTTCCGCATGTATGCGCAACCTGCGACATTCTAACGTGCCCTGTAACGCGCGATTCACAACACACGCGCGCATCACGTGCGCAACAAGTGCGTGTGCAGCCTTACGGCTCGATACAACCGCATCGTTTGATACGCACGTTCACCAACGACGGCGTGTAGCGAAGAAAGCCATATCACAGTGATAACTTGCAGCGGTCACAGGTGGTGACGCGTTGCGTCGAATGTCTCTCGCGCGGGGCGCGGCCAACGACGCGAGATCACACGCGCCGGCATGAAGACGCGTCCGATCCGGCATCGCCAAACGACAAGACACTTGTAATGACACGACACTTGCACGCTGATGGCCATCACGCGATCGTACGCTCAATCGCCAACCTTGCCGCGCTCGGCGAGGAAATCGAGCAGCACGCGAATGCGTGACGGCAATAAGCCACCTTGGCCGAGATAGACCGCGTGAAAACTCTCGCGATCGCCGGGATTGAACTCCTGCAACACCGGCACGAGGCGACCGGCAGCAAGATCACCACGCACCGTAAACGTCGCCAACCGCGCAAGACCCGCACCGCCGAGCGCGAGTTGGCGCAGCGTCTCCCCATCGCTTGCCTGCACGCGACCCATCGTTGGCACCACCACCTCGCTGCCGTCATGCGCCCTCAACGGCCAGCCCTGGATCGCCCGCGCATAGCCGAAGCCAAGACGATTGTGCGCGTCGAGATCGGCGATGCTCTTCGGCTCACCGTAACGTTGCAGGTAAGCCGGCGACGCGACGATCAGCTTTCCCACATCGCCAAGCTTGCGCGCGATCAGGCTCGAACTCTTCAGCGGCCCGGCACGGACCGCGACATCCGTGCGTTCCGCGATCAGGTCGATCACCAGATCGGTCTGCACGATATCCAGCGTCACCGCGGGATAGCGCGTGAGAAATTCCGACAAGACCGGCGCGAGAATGTGGGTGCCGTAGGAGGCACTGGTGTTGAAGCGGATCAGTCCGCTTGGTTGCTCGCCGGCCGCGGCGCTGCGTTCGGCTTCATCGAGATCGGCAAGGATGCGGGTCGTTCGCTCATAGAAGGCCGAGCCCTCGGGCGTGAGCTGCAGGCGGCGAGTGGAGCGGTTGACCAATCGCGCCCCGAGCCGCGCCTCCAGCCGGCCGATCAGCTTGCTGACCGCCGAGGGCGTCATCCGGCAAGCCCGCGCGGCCGCGGAAAAGCCGCCGTGCTCAACCACGCGGACGAACACTTCCATCTCTCCGGACCGGTTGACCTCGCCGCGCGCCATTGTGAATTTAATTCATAGATAATGTTCCCGCCTGCCTTCTATATCATTTTTTGCAGTGCATCCATATCCCACGGCAGAAACACACTCCCACGAGGTTGATCATGCCGCTGGCACTCTATGCCCTGACGGCCGGAGCCTTCGGCATCGGCGTCACCGAATTCGTCATCATGGGCCTGCTGATCGAGGTCAGCGACACATTCCACGTCTCGATCGCCTCCGCCGGGCTCCTGATTTCCGGTTATGCATTGGGCGTGGTCGCCGGCGCACCAGTGTTGACGGTGCTGACCGGCGGATGGCCGCGCAAGACGGTGCTGATCGCGCTGATGATGATCTTCACCGTCGGCAACATCGCCTGCGCGCTGGCGCCGAGCTACGGCTTCCTCATGGCCGCACGAGTTCTGACGGCGCTCGCGCACGGCACCTTCTTCGGCGTCGGCTCGGTGGTCGCCACCGGCCTCGTCGCCCAAGACAAGCGCGCGTCCGCGATCGCCGTGATGTTCACCGGACTGACCGTCGCCAACATCCTCGGCGTGCCGTTCGGCACCTGGCTCGGCCAGCAATTCGGCTGGCGCGCGACCTTCTGGGCGGTGGCGCTGGTTGGCGTCGTTGCGATCCTGGTGCTCGCCCTGCTGCTGCCGAAGGATAAGGGCGACGCAGAAACCGCGGACTGGCGCGCCGACCTGCGCGCCATCGCCCGCAAGCCGGTGCTGCTCGGCTTCACCAGCACGGTGCTGGGTTTTGCCGGCGTATTCGCCGTATTCACCTACATCGCGCCGGCGCTGACCCGCATCACCGGTTTCTCCGACGCGGCCGTGTCGCCGATCCTGCTGGTGTTCGGCGGCGGATTGATCGTCGGCAATCTCCTGGGCGGCAAGCTCGCCGACCGCAGCCTCGTGCCGTCCCTGCTCGGCACGCTGGCCGCACTCGGCATCGTACTGGCGCTGATGACATTCGCGCTGCACAGCAAAACCGCTGCGGTGCTGTTCGTCGGCCTCATGGGCGCCACAGGCTTCGCCACCGTGGCGCCGCTGCAACTCTGGGTGATGGAAAAGGCGCACGGCGCCGGCCAGAGCCTCGCCTCTTCGTTCAACATCGCCGCGTTCAATCTCGGCAACGCGATCGGCGCCTGGGCGGGCGGCACAGTGATCGACCACGGGCCTGGATTGGGCTCGGTGCCATTCGTGGCCGCGCTGTTTCCGCTCGCGGCCATTGCCGTGACGTTGATCGCGCTACGCGCGGAACGAACCGCCCCCGCCAAGGCCTGCGAATCGTCCGCCGCCTGATTACGGAGACCTTTTTTAAAGGCGACAAGCGGCCGCGCTCGAACCTGCGAAGCGCGGCCGCAAAGCGCCATCCAGTCCTACGCCGGCTCGGCGTCGCGTTTTGCCATCATCGCCTTGAAAGCCGGCCGCGCATGGCACGCCGCGAGCCAGGCCTTCACCCGCGGCGCTTCCGCAAATAGCTCCGGCGCGCCCATCGCGTAGCGCACCACCTCCGCCACATTGAGATCGGCGACCGTAAAGCGCCCGCCGACCAGATGACCGCTCTCCGCCAGCGCCTGGTCGAGCACCGCGAAGGGTCCGCGCAACGCATCGACGCCCGCCTGCGCGAGCTTTGGGCCGCGCAATTCCGGCTTGCCTGCGCGATGCGTCAGGATCTGCAAGGCATGCTGCTCGACTTCGTTCGCAGCCCATAGCGACCACATGCTCATCAGCCCGTCCTCGGCCAAATCGGCCGGCGCAAGCGGGCCGCCATGCTTCTTCGCCAGATAGAGGTTGATCGCCAGCGACTCGTGCAGCGCGAGGCCATCGTCCGCCATCGACGGAATATGCCCGTTCGGATTGATTTTCAGAAACTGTTTGGAGCGCGTGTGCAGCGGCGCATCGGCCGCGCCGGGATCAGACAGACGATAGGCCTGGATCACCGGCACGCTCTGGAAGGGAATGTTCAGCTCGTCTGCAAGCCAGTAATTGCGCGAGGCGCGCGAGCGGTAGACACCGTAGATCGTCAGCATGATGGATCGGCCTTCCCCTGGAATAATCCGACCGTTTTATAGCCTATTCGGAGAACAACAGCGCGGTCATTCCGGACGCTGCGCCACGCGCAGCGATCCGGAATCCCGAGCTTGCAGACATGCAGACCGCATCATCTCGCGATCCGAGCTCGCGCGTTTCACGCGCGCTCCGGAATGAGCGCGAAAGATCAGAGCGGAGGATAAACCCCGGCCATCGGAGGATCAGGCGAACCGGCCGTGGCAGTGTTTGAACTTCTTGCCCGAACCGCAGGGACAGTTCTCGTTGCGGCCAACCTTGCCCCAGGTCGCCGGATTGTTGGGGTCACGATCGGCCGGCGCGGTCGGCGGTGAGAACGCCATGGTCGCGAGCGGCACCTCGTCTTCACCCGTATCCGGATTAAGCTTGTGTGCTTCCATCATCGGCAGCTCCGGCTGCTGCTGCTCCGGCGGGACGATCTCGACCCGCATGAGCTGTGCCGTCACCGCCTCGCGCAGGTGTGCGATCATGGTCTCGAACAGATTGAAGGCTTCCGCCTTGTATTCGTTGAGCGGATCGCGCTGACCATAACCGCGCAGGCCGACCACCTGGCGCAGGTGATCGAGCATGATCAGATGCTCGCGCCAGAGATGGTCCAGCGTTTGCAGCAGCACTGTCTTCTCGACATAGCGCATGACGTCCGGGCCCCATTGGGCAACCTTCGCCGCCATGTGCTCGTCGACGCGCTTCTCGATGCGCTCGGAGATCTCCTCGTCGGCGATGCCTTCTTCTTTGGCCCACTCATCCACCGGCAGGTCGAGCGCCAGCACGCGATTGAGCTCTTCCTTCAGGCCGGCGACATCCCACTGCTCCGGATAGACCCCTTCCGGCACATGCTTGGCCACCATGTCGCTCACCAGCGCATGACGCATGTCGGCGACGGTTTCGGCCACGTCCTCATCACGCATCAAATCGATGCGCTGGTCGAAGATCACCTTGCGCTGATCGTTCTGAACGTTGTCGAACTTGAGCAGGTTCTTGCGGATGTCGAAGTTGCGCGCTTCGACCTTCTGCTGTGCCTTCTCTAGAGCCTTGTTGATCCACGGGTGGATGATCGCCTCGCCTTCCTTCAGGCCGAGCCGCTGCAGCATCGAGTCCAGCCGGTCCGAACCGAAGATGCGCATCAGATCGTCTTCCAGCGACAGGAAGAACTTCGAACGGCCGGGATCGCCCTGACGACCGGAGCGGCCGCGCAGCTGGTTGTCGATGCGCCGCGATTCGTGGCGCTCGGAGCCAATGATGTAGAGACCACCGGGCTTGGTGATGGTCTTGGCCGGCTTGCCGCCCTTGGCCGGTTCGATCTCGATCGTCTCTTCCGCCTTCAGCACGATCTCGCGGAACTTCTCGATGTCCGCCTTGATCTGCGCGATGCGCGCCTGCTTCTCGGCCTCGTCCTCGATGCCCGCGGTCTCCTGCGCAATACGCATTTCGAGCGAACCACCAAGCTTGATGTCGGTCCCGCGGCCGGCCATGTTGGTCGCGATCGTGATCGCGCCCGGAATGCCGGCTTCGGCGACGATGTAGGCTTCCTGCTCGTGGAAGCGCGCGTTCAGCACGGCGAACATCTTCGCCGGCTTGCCGGTGCGGGCGGCGGCATAGAGCTTGTCGAGCGCCTTCTGGTTGCCGAAGTCGATCTGCTTGTAGCCGTTCTTCTTCAGGTATTCGGCGAGCGTCTCGGACTTCTCGATCGAGGCGGTACCGACCAGCACCGGCTGCAGCCGCGCATTCGCCCGCTCGATCTCCGCCAGAATCGCCGCGTACTTCTCGTTGGCAGTGCGGTAGACCTCGTCATCCTCGTCGAGCCGCGCGACCGGAACGTTGGTCGGGATCTCCCGCACTTCCAGCTTGTAGATGTCGAAGAATTCGTCCGCCTCGGTCGCCGCCGTACCGGTCATGCCGCCGAGCTTCTCGTACATGCGGAAGTAGTTCTGGAAGGTGATCGAGGCCAGCGTCTGGTTTTCCGGCTGGATCGGCTGGTGCTCCTTCGCTTCCAGCGCCTGATGCAGGCCTTCCGAATAGCGGCGGCCAGGCATCATGCGGCCGGTGAACTCGTCGATGATCACCACCTCGCCGTCGCGGACGATGTAGTCCTTGTCGCGGGTGAACAGGGTGTGGGCGCGTAGGCCCTGGTTGATGTGATGAACGGTGGAGACGTTCTCGATGTCGTAGAGCGAATCGCCCTTGAGCAGACCCGCCTCGCGGATCATCTGCTCCATCTTCTCCATGCCCGCTTCGGTCATGGTCACCGTGCGCTGCTTTTCGTCGACCTCGTAGTCGCTCTTGTCCAGCTTCGGGATATAGGCGTCGATGGTGTTGTAGAATTCGGAGCGGTCGTCGAGCGGACCGGAGATGATCAGCGGCGTGCGCGCCTCGTCGATCAGGATCGAGTCCACCTCGTCGACGATGGCGAAGTAGTGCGGCCGCTGGACCATGTCCTCCAGCCGGTACTTCATATTATCGCGCAGATAGTCGAAGCCGTACTCGTTGTTGGTGCCATAGGTGATGTCGCAGGCGTAGGCCGCCTTGCGCTGCTCGTCGTCCAGGCCATGCACGATGACGCCGGTGGTGAGGCCGAGGAAGCCGTAGATCTGGCCCATCCATTCGGCGTCGCGCTTGGCGAGGTAGTCGTTCACCGTGACGACGTGCACGCCCTTGCCGGCGAGCGCGTTGAGATACACCGCCAGCGTCGCCACCAAGGTCTTGCCTTCGCCGGTCTTCATTTCGGCGATGTCGCCCTCGTGCAGCACCATGCCGCCGATCAGCTGGACGTCGAAATGCCGCTGGCCGAGGGTGCGTTTGGCGGCTTCGCGGACCGTGGCGAAGGCGGGAACGAGGATGTCGTCGAGGGTCTTGCCATCGGCGAGCTGCTGCTTGAATTCGGCGGTGCGGGCGCGCAACGCCTCGTCGGAGAGCTTCACGAGCTCCGGCTCGAGGGCGTTAATGGCGTTGACCCGTGGCTGGTAGGATTTGATGCGCCGGTCGTTGGCGGAACCGAAAAGCTTGCGTGCGAGCGCACCGATCATGGAAAGTTCGTCCTTCAGAGGAGCGTTTTGGGCCGCAATCAGCCGTTCAAATGGCTGGCGGCCTTCGAAACCGGGACACGAGAGCGATATTGGGAAAGCAGCCGAAATCGCGCCGCGACCCGTTCCGTCCGGCTGGGCAGAGATATGAGCCGGTCAAAGCCTTGTCAACGGCGCAAAACCTCTCAGGAAATTCATGATTTCGCCTGACTTTGCGCATTGCTAACGCCCGCCGATTGCGCGACTGTCCGCCGCTTCGAGCACCGACACCAAGGTCAAAACCACCAGGTCGACACCCAAGGATTTTTCATGACCGACTTCCTTCCGCGCTCGCCGCGGGCTTTCCGCACCGCACTGGCCGCGATCGCGCTTGCCGGCTGCGCAACAGTTGTCTTTGCAAGCGCCGGTCAGGTTCGCGCCCAGGATGCCAATCCGGTTCTCGCCAAGGTCAATGGCGTCGAAATCCGCCAGAGCGACTTGAACATGGCCGAGGAAGAGTTGGGCGCCGCCCAGCTCGCCCAGATGGACCCGGCGACCAAGCGCGACAACCTGCTGTCCTACGTCATCGACCTGAAGATCGTCGCCAAGGCCGCCGAGGACAAGAAAATCGGCGAGACCGACGACTTCAAGAAGAGCCTCGCCTTCGCCCGCGAGCGGCTTTTGATGGACAAGCTGCTCACCAGCGAGGCCAAGGCCGCCACCACCGACGAGGCGATGCGCAAGGTCTATGACGAAGCCGCCAAGCAGATGGGCGGCGAGGAGGAGGTGCGTGCCCGCCACATCCTGGTCGAGACCGAAGGCGAAGCCAAGCAGATCGCCGAGGAATTAAAGAAGGGAGCCGACTTCGCCGAGCTCGCGAAGAAGAAGTCGAAGGATCCCGGCGCATCGGACGGCGGCGACCTCGGCTACTTCACCAAGGAACAGATGGTGCCCGAGTTCTCCACCGCCGCGTTCGCGCTCGAGCCCGGTAAGATCTCCGACCCGATCAAGAGCCAGTTCGGCTGGCACATCATCAAGGTCGAGGACAAGCGCAAGCGCAAGCCGCCGGAATTCGATCAGGTGAAGCCGCAGATTGAAACTTATGTGACGCGGAAGGCCCAGGCCGACCTGGTCAGCAAGCTGCGCGAGACCGCCAAGATCGAACGCTTCGACAAGAAAGACGAACCGGCCAAGGACGCAGCGAAGGATGCGAAGGACGCGCCGGCGGCCAAGGGCGGCGCGATGGCGCCCGCGAAGAAGTAATCACGGCGGCGAAGAAGTCGTTCGACTTCTGCAGCGAACTTCAGTAATTTGACCAGGTGCCCGGGCTCTCGCCCGGGCATCCGCGTCTTGAGCCTCGTTTTCTGCGTCAGACTTTTTGCGTCAGACCTAGCCGCAAGGCGCGGACGGCCGGACCTTCCGGCAACGTTTTCCCGTGACGTTCAACGCCAGGCTCAAGGCAGATCGCATGTCCAGCTCCGTCTCCCCCCTCGCCCCGAAGACCACCCCGCATGCGCCCGCGATCGCCGGCGTGCGCCTTGCGACGGCAGAGGCAGGCATCCGCTACAAGAACCGGACCGATGTGCTGCTGGCGCTGCTCGATCCCGGCACCACGATCGCCGGCGTGTTCACCAAGTCGAAATGCGCCAGCGCGCCGGTGGAATGGTGCAAGACCAACATGAAGGGCGGCCAGGCGCGCGCCCTGGTCGTCAACTCCGGCAACGCCAACGCCTTCACCGGCAAGACCGGCCGCGCCTCCACCACGTTGACTGCGGCGATCGCCGCGAAGGCGGCCGCCTGCAAGGCGAACGAGGTTTTCCTCGCGTCGACCGGCGTGATCGGCGAGCCGCTCGATGCGACCAAGTTCGACGGCGTGCTGGAACGGCTCGCGGAGGAGGCCGACGGCGACCGCTGGATCGATGCCGCGAAGGCAATCATGACCACCGACACCTTCCCGAAAGTCGCGACGGCCACCGTCAAGCTCGGCAAGGCCAAGGTCACCATCAATGGCATCGCCAAGGGGGCCGGCATGATCGCTCCCGACATGGCGACGATGCTGTCGTTCATCTTCACCGACGCGCCGCTGTCGGCGGGCGTACTGCAGGCGCTGCTGAAAGGCGGCGTCGAGGACACCTTCAACGCCATCACCATCGACAGCGACACCTCCACCTCGGACACGCTGCTGGCATTCGCGACCGGCGCCGCGGCCGAGCACGGCGCGCCGAAGATCGCGCGCGCGTCCGATCCGCGGCT
The sequence above is drawn from the Afipia sp. P52-10 genome and encodes:
- a CDS encoding acetyl-CoA carboxylase carboxyltransferase subunit alpha, translating into MRSYLDFEKSVAELEAKLDELRALAASGSDIGDEIARVEERASQTLADLYANLTPWQKTQVARHAQRPHFLDYVNTLVTEFTPLAGDRKFGDDDALIGGFGRFRGESICVIGQEKGSTTESRLKHNFGMAKPEGYRKAVRLMEMADRFNIPVLTLVDTAGAYPGIGAEERGQAEAIARSTDACLQLGVPNVSLVIGEGGSGGAVAIATANRVLMLEHSVYSVISPEGAASILWRDATKAQEAATNMKITAQDLLRFGVIDEIVKEPIGGAHRDPQGVIAAAGEAIAHAFDELRNLDHDSIRKQRRQKFLDIGRKLG
- a CDS encoding murein L,D-transpeptidase family protein; its protein translation is MISDNTVRGFVAAAAVAACVALAGCNAEQAAFVTNAKANKPIPEKLAQDIQAKEMDPQSPILVRLFKQEAELEVWKQDKTGRFALLKTYPICRWSGDLGPKIREGDRQAPEGFYNITPAQMNPESAYYLSFNMGYPNAFDRSLGRTGSQLMVHGDCSSRGCYAMTDEQISEIYALGRESFFGGQRSFQVQAYPFRMTPQNFAKHRNNPNMPFWKMLKQGNDHFEVTHLEPKVDVCEQRYVFNADKDPLSNRAPSFNPTGKCPTYQVADDIAQAVAEKQRKDEYETAQLISRGTPSVVARKGIDGGMHALFAAKTPNGSTGLSDTKSTTFSSYAAVPSVPPTVNPPRSADEPTLALASPASSGGDFLSTSAPATTEAAKPTVRVATAPASNSSDSGGFFSSLARKIGIGADGEAAPKTTSSAPAPKQPPKAQKPTQASAPKPPAAIRHEPKAHETKPTETRTAAAPKPTAPPTEKKERNTAIAGAQPVVPSNAFDSRWSMR
- a CDS encoding class I SAM-dependent methyltransferase; protein product: MLIDFDRSIFDRAAYADDRGSVMKRDDTGRGMAVRLRRMLTGANPVTPEKSREMVIRLLQQAPNPLVLVIGGGAIGAGADPLYATGNIRVIGTDVYASANTDVVADGHFLPFQDAVFDGVWIQAVLEHVLDPSTVVAEIHRVLKPGGVVYADTPFIQQVHEQAYDFTRFTLSGHRWLFRHFEEIDSGAVGGAGKALVWSIRYVALSLGLSTRLATLVALPFFWVRFIDRFARPGPKSDAASGVYFFGRRSDRTLQAKDMLRYYEMKR
- a CDS encoding LysR family transcriptional regulator, producing MARGEVNRSGEMEVFVRVVEHGGFSAAARACRMTPSAVSKLIGRLEARLGARLVNRSTRRLQLTPEGSAFYERTTRILADLDEAERSAAAGEQPSGLIRFNTSASYGTHILAPVLSEFLTRYPAVTLDIVQTDLVIDLIAERTDVAVRAGPLKSSSLIARKLGDVGKLIVASPAYLQRYGEPKSIADLDAHNRLGFGYARAIQGWPLRAHDGSEVVVPTMGRVQASDGETLRQLALGGAGLARLATFTVRGDLAAGRLVPVLQEFNPGDRESFHAVYLGQGGLLPSRIRVLLDFLAERGKVGD
- a CDS encoding MFS transporter; amino-acid sequence: MPLALYALTAGAFGIGVTEFVIMGLLIEVSDTFHVSIASAGLLISGYALGVVAGAPVLTVLTGGWPRKTVLIALMMIFTVGNIACALAPSYGFLMAARVLTALAHGTFFGVGSVVATGLVAQDKRASAIAVMFTGLTVANILGVPFGTWLGQQFGWRATFWAVALVGVVAILVLALLLPKDKGDAETADWRADLRAIARKPVLLGFTSTVLGFAGVFAVFTYIAPALTRITGFSDAAVSPILLVFGGGLIVGNLLGGKLADRSLVPSLLGTLAALGIVLALMTFALHSKTAAVLFVGLMGATGFATVAPLQLWVMEKAHGAGQSLASSFNIAAFNLGNAIGAWAGGTVIDHGPGLGSVPFVAALFPLAAIAVTLIALRAERTAPAKACESSAA
- a CDS encoding glutathione S-transferase family protein — translated: MLTIYGVYRSRASRNYWLADELNIPFQSVPVIQAYRLSDPGAADAPLHTRSKQFLKINPNGHIPSMADDGLALHESLAINLYLAKKHGGPLAPADLAEDGLMSMWSLWAANEVEQHALQILTHRAGKPELRGPKLAQAGVDALRGPFAVLDQALAESGHLVGGRFTVADLNVAEVVRYAMGAPELFAEAPRVKAWLAACHARPAFKAMMAKRDAEPA